One genomic window of candidate division WOR-1 bacterium RIFOXYB2_FULL_36_35 includes the following:
- a CDS encoding Fe-S cluster assembly scaffold protein NifU, which yields MEPYSDKVMDHFMNPRNVGEIPDADGHGKVGNPVCGDIMELFIKVKENIITDAKFKTFGCGSAIATSSIMTEMVIGKTIEDALTISNKAVVEALGGLPKVKIHCSVLAEDAFKLAVDDYLKKTTGKGLPNFKPHEEEV from the coding sequence ATGGAACCATATTCAGACAAAGTAATGGATCATTTTATGAATCCCCGTAATGTGGGAGAGATTCCCGATGCCGACGGGCATGGAAAAGTTGGGAATCCAGTTTGCGGCGATATTATGGAATTGTTCATAAAAGTAAAAGAGAACATTATCACCGATGCCAAATTCAAAACTTTTGGTTGCGGGTCAGCCATTGCTACTTCAAGTATTATGACAGAAATGGTAATAGGAAAAACCATTGAAGACGCATTAACAATATCAAACAAAGCGGTTGTTGAAGCATTGGGCGGCCTTCCAAAAGTAAAAATTCACTGTTCCGTCCTCGCAGAAGATGCTTTTAAACTGGCTGTCGATGACTATTTAAAAAAGACAACGGGTAAAGGTTTACCTAATTTCAAGCCACATGAAGAAGAGGTTTAG
- a CDS encoding tRNA 2-thiouridine(34) synthase MnmA, producing MNLPANPNQKVIIAMSGGVDSSVAAALLKEQGYNVIGITMQIWEPKKEFGGCCALSAIEDAKKVALKLGIPHYVLNFRKEFEEKVIKYFIEEYKNGRTPNPCVKCNELIKFDLLARKARELGAFYVATGHYVRIGFKGSRDQGIKKNIEYKLLKGIDEAKDQSYVLYMMNQETLKHSLFPLGELTKKEVRKTAKEFGLPVHDKEESQEICFVENDNYGSFLRERIPEYCKPGNLLDTNGNIIGKHNGIIFYTIGQRKGIGAHKKRKYVVEIYSKENTVVIGDNEDLLKKELRTDNLTFVSGEFQKNRIEICAKIRYNSPEVKATLILIDKKEGKVVFKEPQRAVTPGQSVVFYDGDEVLGGGIITNSEKT from the coding sequence ATGAATCTACCAGCTAACCCCAATCAAAAAGTAATCATCGCCATGTCAGGAGGGGTCGATTCTTCCGTTGCAGCGGCATTGCTCAAAGAACAAGGCTATAACGTCATCGGCATCACTATGCAAATCTGGGAGCCCAAAAAAGAGTTTGGAGGATGTTGCGCCCTATCCGCAATCGAAGATGCAAAAAAAGTAGCCCTTAAACTTGGTATCCCCCACTACGTCCTAAATTTCAGAAAAGAATTTGAAGAAAAAGTCATCAAATACTTCATAGAAGAATATAAAAATGGCCGCACGCCAAACCCGTGCGTAAAATGTAATGAGCTTATCAAATTTGATCTTTTGGCAAGAAAGGCAAGAGAGCTTGGGGCTTTCTATGTTGCTACGGGGCACTATGTAAGGATAGGTTTCAAGGGATCAAGGGATCAAGGGATCAAGAAAAACATAGAATATAAACTATTAAAAGGAATTGATGAGGCAAAAGATCAGTCGTATGTTTTGTATATGATGAATCAGGAGACATTAAAGCACTCACTCTTCCCTCTTGGAGAACTGACAAAAAAAGAGGTTAGAAAAACTGCAAAGGAGTTTGGTTTGCCGGTACATGATAAAGAAGAGAGCCAGGAGATATGTTTTGTCGAAAATGACAACTATGGTTCTTTTTTAAGGGAAAGAATTCCAGAATATTGTAAACCAGGTAATTTATTAGATACAAATGGGAATATTATAGGCAAACATAATGGTATTATTTTTTATACAATCGGACAGAGAAAAGGGATTGGAGCACATAAAAAAAGAAAATATGTTGTGGAAATTTATTCAAAAGAAAATACAGTTGTTATCGGAGATAATGAAGATTTATTAAAAAAAGAACTGAGAACGGACAATTTAACTTTTGTGTCAGGTGAATTTCAAAAAAATCGCATAGAAATTTGTGCAAAGATACGATATAATAGTCCAGAAGTTAAAGCAACTCTAATTCTGATAGATAAAAAAGAAGGAAAAGTTGTTTTCAAAGAGCCACAGAGAGCTGTAACACCAGGTCAATCTGTGGTTTTTTATGATGGAGACGAAGTTCTTGGTGGTGGAATTATTACGAATTCTGAAAAAACATGA
- a CDS encoding quinolinate synthase, translated as MTNPLLEKINKLKVSRNAVILAHNYQLGEIQDAADFVGDSLELSIKASQITNADLIVFCGVYFMAETAKILSPTKTVIMPDINAGCPMANMITGEDVRKLKRDNPDAKVVCYVNSTAQVKAESDICCTSANTQKIVESIKETGEIIFIPDKYLGMNTAKKVPDKKFIYWNGYCPTHMKIMPQDIEKAKNEHPSAVVIVHPECRTDVVELADHALSTGGMLKFAKESSANEIIVGTEIGMLHRLQKENPDKKFYPVTDKAVCPNMKLTTLEKLLWALEEVKTEITVEKDVADRARKAIERMIENR; from the coding sequence TTGACTAATCCGTTACTCGAAAAGATCAACAAACTTAAAGTCAGCCGCAATGCTGTAATTTTGGCACACAACTATCAGTTGGGCGAAATACAGGATGCGGCTGATTTTGTTGGTGATTCTCTTGAACTGTCAATAAAGGCCTCGCAAATTACAAATGCTGACCTCATAGTCTTTTGCGGCGTCTATTTTATGGCAGAAACAGCCAAAATCCTCTCCCCCACTAAAACTGTCATTATGCCGGATATTAACGCGGGCTGTCCCATGGCAAACATGATAACAGGAGAAGATGTCAGAAAACTTAAAAGAGATAATCCTGACGCTAAAGTTGTTTGTTATGTAAATTCTACAGCCCAAGTAAAAGCAGAATCTGATATCTGTTGCACATCCGCAAACACTCAAAAGATTGTAGAGTCTATAAAAGAGACAGGCGAAATAATATTTATCCCTGATAAATACCTAGGGATGAATACCGCTAAAAAAGTACCCGACAAAAAGTTTATCTATTGGAACGGGTACTGCCCTACTCATATGAAGATAATGCCACAGGATATTGAAAAAGCAAAAAATGAACATCCGTCTGCTGTTGTAATTGTCCATCCAGAATGCAGGACGGATGTTGTTGAGCTTGCGGATCACGCGTTATCAACCGGAGGAATGCTTAAATTTGCAAAAGAGAGCAGTGCAAATGAGATAATTGTCGGCACAGAAATCGGGATGCTCCACAGGCTTCAAAAAGAAAATCCTGATAAGAAGTTTTATCCTGTAACTGATAAGGCCGTTTGTCCCAATATGAAATTAACAACACTTGAAAAACTTTTATGGGCATTGGAAGAAGTTAAGACTGAAATTACTGTAGAAAAAGATGTGGCAGATAGGGCAAGAAAGGCGATTGAAAGGATGATTGAGAATAGGTAA
- a CDS encoding tRNA lysidine(34) synthetase TilS, which yields MIRNNVLETIKEYKMINKGDSILVGVSGGADSVSLLYCLHSLKEDLKISAIHVAHLNHLIRKEDAEMDQRYVENISKNLGLLCISDSVDVEAYAAQNKLNLEDAGRRLRYAFYQKTSEKVGANKIVLGHTADDMVETFLMRLLRGAGLKGLTGIPPVRQNIVRPLIRTWRKDIEKYTASLKLVPRIDHTNYESKYLRNRVRLKLIPQLKIYNLRIKEILLQTVLLLTEDYLYMESKTREAISEVILKQSEDKLELDSKKLREFDPSITGHLIRTAIEKVKGNLAELSFSHIHNIIKNLDSNENWQQHLPDQTYVICNKNKLTITKELPQTQSKNSFYYTFSIPGEIAVKEAKIKITAEIIDHLDTFSDSQNVVFVDLEEIDKQLIVRSRKSGDRFYPLGMNGAKKVQDFFVDLKIPSEERDFIPIVESSGRIIWIAGFRIDERAKVDEKTKKVVKLTCQNL from the coding sequence ATGATAAGAAATAATGTACTAGAGACTATTAAAGAATATAAAATGATAAATAAAGGAGATTCTATCCTCGTAGGTGTTTCTGGAGGGGCGGATTCCGTATCTCTTTTGTATTGTTTGCATTCCCTCAAAGAAGACTTAAAAATTTCTGCTATCCATGTTGCTCATTTAAATCATTTGATAAGAAAAGAAGATGCAGAAATGGATCAAAGATATGTAGAAAACATTTCAAAAAACCTGGGACTTTTGTGCATTTCTGATTCAGTTGATGTTGAAGCCTATGCGGCACAAAACAAATTGAACTTAGAAGATGCCGGTCGTCGTTTGCGTTACGCATTTTACCAAAAAACATCTGAAAAAGTTGGAGCAAACAAAATTGTTCTTGGTCACACTGCTGATGATATGGTTGAAACATTTTTAATGCGGCTTTTAAGGGGCGCAGGGCTTAAAGGGTTAACGGGAATACCTCCTGTTAGACAGAATATTGTACGCCCTCTTATTAGAACTTGGAGAAAAGATATAGAAAAATATACTGCTTCATTAAAGCTTGTTCCTAGAATAGATCACACAAATTATGAATCAAAATATTTAAGAAACAGGGTCCGTTTAAAATTAATTCCGCAGTTGAAAATATATAACTTAAGGATTAAAGAGATATTACTTCAGACTGTTTTACTTCTAACAGAAGATTATTTATATATGGAATCAAAAACCCGTGAAGCTATTTCGGAAGTGATTTTAAAACAATCAGAGGACAAATTAGAGCTGGACTCAAAAAAACTTAGGGAATTTGATCCTTCGATAACGGGACATTTAATTCGAACTGCCATTGAAAAAGTAAAAGGGAATCTGGCGGAATTGTCATTTAGTCATATACACAATATAATAAAAAATCTTGATTCCAACGAAAACTGGCAACAGCATTTACCTGATCAGACTTATGTTATTTGCAATAAAAACAAATTAACCATAACAAAAGAATTGCCTCAAACTCAGAGTAAAAATTCTTTTTATTATACTTTTTCAATCCCTGGAGAAATTGCAGTAAAAGAGGCAAAAATAAAAATAACTGCGGAAATAATAGACCATCTTGACACCTTTTCAGATTCACAAAATGTAGTTTTTGTTGATCTTGAAGAAATTGATAAGCAGTTAATCGTTCGTTCCAGAAAAAGCGGAGACAGGTTTTACCCGCTAGGAATGAATGGCGCAAAAAAAGTGCAAGATTTCTTTGTTGATTTAAAAATACCTTCAGAAGAAAGGGATTTTATTCCTATTGTAGAATCATCGGGCCGAATCATTTGGATTGCTGGATTCCGAATAGATGAGAGAGCGAAAGTTGATGAAAAAACAAAAAAAGTTGTCAAGTTAACATGTCAAAATCTTTAA
- a CDS encoding dihydropteroate synthase, translating into MSKSLTYNFRVMIIENQKEANHELSTIGCDVEGIKIMRDKYTFYTIKIKDLSPTQVNIIKQEILSLGGEAATARGAIDHSIKKSDTIISGTLKQIESLINKLSSHKYFDLSKIGQAIKEALRNFLAEPTLFKARNLSINLKKRTYIMGILNVTPDSFYDGNKYYDYENAIKRADELISLGADIIDIGGESSRPRAKLVSEKEEIQRILPVVKYLAKKKKCLISIDTQKSKVAEKALIAGAHIINDISALNFDSKMAKTIARYNAGVILMHMQGSPKTMQNNPLYKDLIFEVISYLKKSIEIAEKTGILSDQIIVDPGFGFGKTITHNLTLLKKLKELKILGYPILAGTSRKSMIGNILNLPVDKRLMGTAATVVLAILNGANIIRVHDVEEMREVAKTTDLIVRV; encoded by the coding sequence ATGTCAAAATCTTTAACGTATAATTTTCGTGTAATGATTATAGAAAACCAGAAAGAAGCCAACCATGAACTTTCAACCATAGGCTGTGATGTAGAAGGCATAAAAATTATGCGGGATAAATACACCTTTTACACAATAAAAATAAAAGACTTATCTCCCACTCAGGTTAATATTATTAAGCAGGAAATTCTTTCTTTGGGAGGAGAAGCAGCAACTGCGCGTGGAGCAATAGACCATTCAATAAAAAAATCCGATACGATTATTTCAGGAACTTTAAAGCAAATAGAAAGCTTAATTAATAAGCTATCAAGCCACAAGTACTTTGATCTTTCAAAAATAGGCCAGGCTATAAAAGAAGCCTTAAGAAATTTTTTAGCGGAACCTACTTTATTTAAAGCGCGTAACTTATCCATAAATCTCAAGAAAAGAACTTATATAATGGGGATATTAAATGTAACTCCGGATTCTTTTTATGATGGAAACAAATACTATGATTATGAGAACGCAATAAAAAGAGCAGACGAATTAATATCATTAGGCGCGGATATAATAGATATAGGAGGAGAATCTTCGAGGCCTAGAGCAAAGCTTGTATCAGAAAAAGAGGAGATCCAAAGAATTTTGCCAGTTGTAAAATATTTAGCAAAGAAGAAAAAATGCTTAATTTCAATAGATACTCAAAAATCTAAAGTTGCAGAAAAAGCTTTAATTGCAGGCGCGCATATTATAAATGACATAAGCGCATTAAATTTTGATTCTAAAATGGCAAAAACAATTGCCCGATATAATGCAGGAGTAATTCTAATGCATATGCAAGGAAGCCCAAAAACAATGCAAAACAATCCCTTGTATAAAGATTTAATTTTTGAGGTAATAAGTTATTTGAAAAAGAGTATTGAAATTGCCGAAAAAACTGGTATACTCTCTGATCAGATAATTGTAGATCCCGGATTTGGATTTGGCAAAACAATAACTCACAATTTAACGCTTTTAAAAAAACTTAAAGAGTTAAAAATCTTAGGATATCCAATTCTTGCAGGGACTTCAAGAAAATCAATGATAGGTAATATATTGAATTTACCAGTTGATAAAAGGCTTATGGGAACAGCAGCAACGGTAGTCTTGGCAATTTTAAATGGGGCCAACATAATAAGAGTTCATGATGTAGAGGAGATGAGAGAAGTTGCAAAAACAACAGATTTAATTGTTAGAGTTTAG